In Methanofollis fontis, the following proteins share a genomic window:
- the purM gene encoding phosphoribosylformylglycinamidine cyclo-ligase: MMSEEYGYREAGVDIDLEAEGVRALISQLSYRRQGAFPMLGTVGHFAGLIEFGDMALALAVDGVGTKMLVADALQDWTTVGIDCIAMNVNDLFVMNLEPVAFVDYIATDGISLDKMRQIGIGLNEGARQANMNIVGGETATLKGLVTGLDLAGTCLGAQQKDRVVTGEGIVPGDLIVGVPSTGVHSNGYTLARKVALENGGFDLVLPSGRTVGEALLTPTRIYREALDAAAACEIHGMCHITGGGLLNFTRLSDHGFDITDPLPVPEILAWIGDQGGLSENEMYRTFNMGMGYAFVLNEDELPALRRAVPDAAVVGTVMEGSGAFLRGGRIR; the protein is encoded by the coding sequence ATGATGAGTGAGGAATATGGATACCGGGAGGCTGGTGTGGATATCGATCTCGAGGCGGAAGGGGTGCGGGCCCTCATCTCGCAGCTCTCCTACCGGCGGCAGGGCGCCTTCCCGATGCTCGGGACGGTGGGGCACTTCGCCGGGCTGATTGAGTTCGGGGATATGGCGCTTGCCCTGGCGGTCGACGGTGTGGGAACGAAGATGCTGGTCGCCGACGCCCTCCAGGACTGGACGACAGTCGGCATCGATTGCATCGCCATGAACGTGAACGATCTCTTCGTGATGAACCTCGAGCCCGTGGCCTTCGTGGACTATATCGCCACTGACGGCATCTCGCTGGATAAGATGCGGCAGATCGGGATCGGCCTGAACGAGGGGGCGCGGCAGGCGAATATGAATATCGTGGGCGGGGAGACGGCGACCCTGAAGGGTCTGGTGACCGGGCTGGATCTGGCCGGCACCTGTCTGGGTGCGCAGCAGAAGGACCGCGTCGTCACCGGCGAGGGGATCGTTCCCGGTGACCTGATCGTCGGCGTGCCGTCCACCGGCGTCCATTCCAATGGCTATACCCTTGCACGGAAGGTGGCACTCGAGAACGGCGGGTTCGATCTCGTCCTGCCCTCGGGGCGGACGGTCGGCGAGGCCCTGCTGACGCCCACCCGCATCTACCGCGAGGCCCTCGATGCCGCCGCGGCGTGCGAGATCCACGGCATGTGTCACATCACCGGCGGTGGTCTGCTGAACTTCACCCGTCTCTCGGACCATGGTTTCGATATCACCGATCCCCTGCCGGTGCCGGAGATCCTGGCGTGGATTGGCGATCAGGGTGGGCTCTCGGAGAACGAGATGTACCGCACCTTCAATATGGGGATGGGCTATGCATTCGTCCTGAATGAGGATGAACTCCCCGCTCTCCGGCGTGCCGTGCCCGATGCGGCCGTCGTCGGCACCGTGATGGAGGGGAGCGGGGCATTCCTCCGCGGCGGCAGGATCCGCTGA
- a CDS encoding 50S ribosomal protein L37e gives MSKGTPSMGKRQKHTHITCRRCGKVSFHARHKVCSACGFGRSTKMSSWKWTTKRPKTPTH, from the coding sequence ATGTCAAAAGGTACACCATCGATGGGTAAGCGGCAGAAACACACGCATATCACCTGCCGCCGGTGCGGGAAGGTATCCTTCCACGCCCGCCACAAAGTTTGTTCTGCCTGCGGGTTCGGGCGGAGCACGAAGATGAGCAGCTGGAAGTGGACAACGAAGCGCCCGAAGACGCCGACCCATTAA
- a CDS encoding aspartate kinase yields the protein MKFGGTSVGDAECISRVVDILHGYHAEGHEMAVVVSALSGVTDQLHAIAAEAESSVEEPPIASFIQAIRAKHMKTLVAVAPGQAEEVGAVIDARLKNLEHILTAVHALHELTRRSSDYIVSYGERLSALLVSAALRERGIASTALDGCEAGILTTARHGDALVLPQSDPRINSRILPLLMDSVPVITGYMGCTPEGIVTTLGRSGSDYSAAIVGRAIDADEVWIWTDVDGVMTSDPRIIENVRVLPYVSYREAMELSFFGAKVLHPKSIEPAMEKDIIVRVKNTFNPDHPGTIVRRQENRERRVVKAVTHIERVALVNVNGVQMIGRPGVAREIFSALGNAGINVMMISQASSQANISLIIDEGNLPEALEVLSGPVKSGIVREVTSDRNVVAVAVVGAGMAGTPGISGRIFTALGKAGVNVMMISQGSSEVNVSFVVRQDDSRMALQLLHDEFRLSEACDDE from the coding sequence ATGAAATTTGGCGGCACATCAGTCGGCGATGCGGAATGCATCTCTCGTGTGGTCGACATCCTTCACGGCTACCATGCCGAAGGTCATGAGATGGCGGTGGTGGTCTCCGCCCTATCGGGGGTGACCGACCAGCTCCATGCCATTGCCGCTGAGGCCGAGTCAAGCGTAGAAGAACCCCCTATCGCTTCATTTATCCAGGCGATCCGGGCAAAACACATGAAGACCCTTGTCGCGGTGGCACCCGGACAGGCGGAGGAGGTCGGGGCGGTCATCGACGCTCGCCTTAAGAACCTCGAACATATCCTGACGGCGGTTCACGCCCTCCATGAACTGACGCGCCGCTCCAGCGACTACATCGTCAGCTATGGCGAGCGGCTTTCGGCATTGCTGGTCAGCGCCGCTCTGCGGGAGCGCGGTATCGCCTCCACTGCCCTCGACGGCTGTGAGGCCGGTATCCTGACAACGGCCCGGCATGGCGATGCACTGGTGCTCCCCCAGAGCGACCCCCGGATCAACAGCCGCATCCTGCCCCTGCTGATGGACTCGGTGCCGGTGATCACCGGCTACATGGGCTGCACGCCGGAGGGCATCGTCACCACCCTCGGGCGGAGCGGGTCGGACTACTCGGCGGCGATCGTCGGGAGGGCGATCGATGCCGACGAGGTCTGGATCTGGACCGATGTGGATGGCGTGATGACCTCGGACCCCCGGATCATCGAGAACGTCCGTGTCCTTCCGTACGTGAGTTATCGGGAGGCGATGGAGCTCTCCTTCTTCGGGGCAAAGGTGCTGCACCCGAAGTCCATCGAACCGGCGATGGAGAAGGACATCATCGTGCGGGTGAAGAACACCTTCAATCCCGACCATCCGGGCACCATCGTGCGGCGGCAGGAGAACCGGGAGCGCCGGGTGGTCAAGGCGGTCACCCATATCGAGCGGGTCGCTCTGGTGAATGTCAACGGCGTGCAGATGATCGGACGCCCGGGTGTTGCCCGTGAGATCTTTTCGGCCCTGGGGAACGCCGGGATCAACGTGATGATGATCTCGCAGGCCTCCTCGCAGGCGAACATCTCCCTGATCATCGATGAGGGCAACCTCCCGGAGGCGCTCGAGGTGCTTTCAGGGCCCGTGAAGTCGGGGATCGTCCGTGAGGTCACCTCGGACCGGAACGTCGTGGCGGTGGCCGTCGTCGGTGCCGGCATGGCGGGTACGCCCGGCATCTCGGGACGGATATTTACGGCGCTCGGGAAGGCCGGGGTGAACGTGATGATGATCTCGCAGGGGTCGTCGGAGGTGAACGTTTCGTTCGTGGTGCGGCAGGACGATAGCAGAATGGCGTTGCAGCTCCTCCACGACGAGTTCAGGCTTTCGGAGGCGTGTGATGATGAGTGA
- a CDS encoding ZPR1 zinc finger domain-containing protein, whose protein sequence is MRTVLRAPCQVCNREIEYIYQTENIPYFSEILIESACCPCGWRMSDTFILSEGQPSHSEIVVERVADLDIRVIRSSSGTITVPELGIEIKPGPASEGFITNVEGVLDRIDDVLQMALRTAEGEERERACSIRDRIAAVREGRERITLIIDDPAGNSAIIQNPADGRE, encoded by the coding sequence GTGCGGACTGTCCTCCGTGCGCCCTGTCAGGTCTGTAACCGGGAGATCGAATATATCTATCAGACAGAAAATATCCCATATTTTTCTGAAATCCTCATTGAGAGCGCATGCTGCCCCTGTGGCTGGCGGATGAGCGATACCTTCATCCTGAGCGAGGGGCAGCCCTCCCACTCCGAGATTGTGGTGGAGAGGGTCGCGGATCTGGACATCCGGGTAATCCGGAGTTCGTCGGGCACAATCACCGTACCAGAACTCGGCATCGAGATCAAGCCCGGACCGGCATCCGAGGGTTTCATCACCAATGTGGAGGGCGTGCTTGACCGCATCGACGACGTCCTCCAGATGGCGCTCCGCACTGCCGAAGGGGAGGAGAGGGAACGGGCGTGTTCGATCAGGGACAGAATCGCCGCCGTCCGCGAAGGACGGGAGAGGATCACCCTGATCATCGACGACCCGGCCGGCAACTCCGCCATCATCCAGAACCCTGCGGACGGCAGGGAATAA
- a CDS encoding DEAD/DEAH box helicase, which yields MNSLYASLHPTLQGVLAHRLGWDGLRPVQEETIRAAAEGGDLLVVAGTAGGKTEAALIPVLDAILKGGLAGVCCICISPLKALINDQEERISAICVPAGVTVGKWHGDVPKGERTWGEGDPPHILVTTPESLEVILQDHRLRGDLERLRYVVIDEVHAFAGDQRGVQMRCLCDRLDMIATRPLRRIGLSATIGNPGEVLDWLSGPGRKRRLVAVPPVPGKKRFSFAVSGREGRARAVANLVRGKHALVFVGSRSDAEGLCASMDGLVEHLTVHHSSLSPGVRQAAEESLAGPDPACVICTSTLELGIDIGGLDIVVQAGPPPSVSSFLQRLGRTGRRGGPAIMAFVLDNDLDLMVAVATVEAAMQREVEPLRPPSLPYTVFVQQLLLFLMGRRRVGRQVLLSSLLSLSPFSGFRREDCDAILAALIEDGYLVEDGGFLMLGPAAERGPARSGGRDLLSIFAAGGSWRALTPDGEEAGSLDGRFVAGGTGTVCTLGGRRWRIISLDPAHRIATVVGEGGRRRSSDRRPFWSGSGAPMSRSVAGSVGRILAAGCSPLPLAPPESAAIRGIAEEIGHPFAGDGFVVSERPEGVFVLSCHGGRFNRTLATVLGTELGDGPRIRSGDLWLLISGITGPHPALEVCDAIRRVKGWTPARIAGVLPLLDAEEWKFGTLLPPHLFSGMIRADVDGVDDFVTVLQACGIAGPGENISLPGPQPMSK from the coding sequence GTGAACAGCCTCTATGCATCGCTTCATCCGACGCTGCAGGGGGTGCTTGCCCACCGCCTGGGATGGGACGGTCTCCGACCCGTTCAGGAGGAGACGATCCGGGCGGCGGCGGAGGGCGGCGACCTGCTCGTGGTCGCCGGTACGGCCGGGGGGAAGACCGAGGCGGCCCTTATCCCTGTTCTTGACGCCATTCTGAAGGGCGGTCTTGCAGGGGTCTGCTGCATCTGCATATCGCCGCTGAAAGCCCTGATTAACGATCAGGAGGAGAGAATTTCGGCCATCTGTGTTCCGGCCGGCGTCACTGTTGGGAAATGGCACGGGGATGTGCCGAAGGGGGAGCGGACCTGGGGGGAGGGCGACCCCCCGCATATCCTGGTCACGACACCGGAGTCGCTGGAGGTGATCCTCCAGGACCACAGGCTGCGAGGTGATCTCGAGCGCCTCCGATATGTGGTGATCGATGAGGTGCACGCCTTTGCCGGCGATCAGCGGGGCGTGCAGATGCGCTGCCTCTGCGACCGTCTCGATATGATCGCCACCCGCCCCCTCCGGCGGATCGGGTTGTCGGCCACGATCGGCAACCCCGGGGAGGTGCTGGACTGGTTATCCGGCCCCGGACGGAAACGGCGGCTTGTTGCTGTTCCGCCGGTGCCGGGTAAAAAACGGTTCTCTTTCGCGGTGTCAGGAAGGGAGGGGCGGGCCCGCGCCGTCGCCAATCTTGTCCGGGGAAAACACGCCCTGGTGTTTGTGGGAAGCAGGAGCGATGCCGAGGGACTGTGCGCCTCCATGGACGGACTGGTCGAACACCTCACCGTCCACCATTCCTCGCTCTCGCCAGGGGTGCGGCAGGCGGCGGAGGAGTCCCTTGCCGGACCGGATCCGGCCTGCGTGATCTGCACGAGCACCCTCGAGCTCGGTATCGATATCGGCGGCCTCGATATTGTTGTCCAGGCCGGACCGCCGCCATCGGTCTCTTCGTTTCTCCAGCGCCTCGGACGGACCGGGCGGCGGGGGGGCCCGGCGATCATGGCATTCGTCCTTGACAACGACCTCGATCTCATGGTCGCCGTGGCCACCGTCGAGGCGGCGATGCAGCGGGAGGTTGAGCCACTCCGTCCGCCTTCTCTGCCATACACGGTGTTTGTCCAGCAGCTCCTCCTCTTCCTCATGGGACGGCGCCGGGTCGGGCGGCAGGTCCTGCTCTCCTCCCTCCTCTCCCTCTCCCCCTTCTCTGGTTTTCGCCGGGAGGACTGCGACGCCATTCTCGCCGCCCTGATTGAGGATGGGTATCTTGTGGAGGACGGGGGGTTTCTGATGCTCGGGCCCGCCGCAGAACGTGGTCCCGCCCGATCGGGTGGTCGGGACCTGCTCTCGATCTTTGCCGCCGGGGGGTCCTGGCGGGCCCTCACCCCGGACGGCGAGGAGGCGGGCAGCCTCGACGGGCGGTTTGTGGCCGGCGGCACGGGCACCGTCTGCACCCTCGGCGGGCGGCGATGGCGGATCATCTCCCTCGATCCCGCTCACCGGATTGCCACGGTGGTCGGTGAAGGGGGAAGGCGGCGTTCCTCAGACCGCCGTCCTTTCTGGTCGGGTTCGGGTGCTCCCATGAGCCGTTCTGTCGCCGGATCGGTCGGACGGATCCTTGCCGCCGGGTGTTCCCCCCTCCCTCTGGCCCCGCCCGAATCCGCGGCGATCCGCGGGATCGCAGAGGAGATCGGCCATCCTTTCGCCGGGGATGGATTCGTGGTCAGTGAGCGGCCCGAGGGGGTGTTCGTCCTCTCATGTCATGGGGGGCGGTTCAACCGGACCCTTGCCACTGTTCTCGGCACCGAACTGGGGGACGGCCCGCGCATCCGTTCCGGTGACCTCTGGCTGTTGATATCTGGGATTACCGGTCCCCATCCGGCACTGGAGGTCTGTGACGCCATCCGAAGGGTGAAGGGATGGACGCCCGCCCGGATCGCCGGTGTTCTTCCCCTCCTGGATGCTGAAGAATGGAAGTTCGGCACGCTTCTCCCCCCGCACCTTTTTTCGGGGATGATCAGGGCTGATGTTGACGGTGTTGATGATTTTGTGACCGTGCTGCAGGCGTGCGGGATCGCCGGACCGGGAGAAAATATATCTCTGCCGGGGCCTCAACCCATGAGTAAATGA
- a CDS encoding LSM domain-containing protein — translation MTKRPLEILDQVLNGQPVIISLKGGREIRGVLQGYDVHLNLVLDRAEEEIDGQVEKRGTLIVRGDNVIYISPSVE, via the coding sequence ATGACGAAAAGACCACTGGAGATTCTTGACCAGGTACTCAACGGCCAGCCAGTAATCATTTCTCTGAAGGGCGGGCGTGAGATCCGCGGGGTCCTGCAGGGGTACGATGTGCACTTAAACCTCGTCCTCGACCGGGCCGAGGAGGAAATCGACGGCCAGGTCGAAAAACGCGGCACACTGATCGTGCGCGGGGACAATGTGATCTATATCTCGCCATCAGTCGAATAA
- a CDS encoding cell division protein SepF, whose protein sequence is MGKFLDSIIGRSTPAHQNEYMELDLTSYEGSTGEEPASMYLKVAQIGDIKDTPKVKDEVYNGNVVIVDISRLKLDKIMYERVLKDLRQVAHDVNGDIIGLGDQHYVVITPMSVKISREKIGGV, encoded by the coding sequence ATGGGTAAATTCCTCGATTCCATCATCGGCAGATCCACTCCCGCCCATCAGAATGAGTATATGGAACTTGATCTCACCTCCTACGAGGGCAGCACCGGCGAGGAACCCGCCTCGATGTACCTGAAAGTGGCCCAGATCGGGGACATTAAGGACACCCCCAAGGTGAAGGACGAGGTATACAACGGCAATGTGGTCATCGTCGATATATCTCGCCTGAAACTGGACAAGATCATGTACGAACGCGTGCTCAAGGATCTCAGACAGGTGGCCCACGACGTCAACGGCGATATCATCGGCCTCGGCGACCAGCACTACGTGGTCATCACCCCGATGTCGGTGAAGATCTCGCGAGAAAAGATCGGAGGAGTGTAG
- the purF gene encoding amidophosphoribosyltransferase produces MCGIVGIVDAGGVSFPLYYALYALQHRGQESAGISTFDQRPYVHKGRGLVAEVFDEQILGRLRGTVGIGHVRYPTTGANLPENIQPFNFVFREHTLSLAHNGNLVNTDELRTCYEQDGQIFCTTTDSEVIATIIAHEIRRSGLVEEAVAAAMRELQGSYSVVLTLDDALYAFRDPLGIKPLCIGRTNTGYIVASESVAIDALNGTLLRDVRPGEMVKITESGIRSTQIADSDRKAHCMFEFVYFARADSIIDGTLVYDARRRIGEELARGATADADLVAPVPDSGTAYAIGYSGVSGTPYLEGLMKNRYMGRTFIMPTQAMRESAVRIKLNPIRKHLEGQSVVLVDDSVVRGTTSRRLIDTVRDAGAREVHLRVGSPPIIAPCYLGVDFPTRSELIASARQTDEVRDLIHADSLYHIPLEKMVEAIGIEIGHLCTACLTGQYPVEVPGECCDHRCVAFRRDSIQTRLDLD; encoded by the coding sequence ATGTGTGGGATCGTTGGCATCGTGGATGCTGGCGGTGTTTCTTTCCCGCTGTACTATGCCCTCTACGCTCTCCAGCACCGCGGGCAGGAGAGCGCGGGGATCTCTACTTTTGATCAGAGACCCTATGTCCATAAGGGGCGGGGACTTGTTGCAGAGGTCTTCGATGAGCAGATCCTTGGTCGGCTCAGGGGTACGGTCGGGATTGGGCATGTCAGATATCCCACGACGGGGGCAAATCTGCCCGAAAATATTCAGCCGTTCAATTTTGTTTTCAGGGAGCATACGCTGTCTCTGGCACATAACGGCAATCTGGTGAACACCGACGAACTGCGGACCTGCTATGAGCAGGACGGCCAGATCTTCTGCACCACCACCGACTCGGAAGTGATCGCCACGATCATCGCCCACGAGATCCGGCGCTCCGGTCTCGTGGAGGAGGCGGTGGCGGCGGCGATGCGCGAGCTGCAGGGCTCGTATTCGGTGGTGCTGACCCTGGACGACGCCCTCTACGCCTTCCGCGACCCTCTCGGGATCAAGCCCCTCTGCATCGGACGGACCAACACTGGATACATCGTGGCATCGGAGAGCGTGGCGATCGACGCCCTGAACGGCACCCTGCTCAGGGATGTCCGCCCAGGCGAGATGGTGAAGATCACGGAGAGCGGGATACGCTCGACGCAGATCGCTGATTCCGACCGGAAGGCGCACTGCATGTTTGAGTTCGTGTATTTTGCCCGTGCGGACTCGATCATCGACGGCACGCTGGTCTATGATGCCCGTCGCCGGATCGGCGAGGAACTCGCCCGCGGCGCCACTGCGGATGCGGACCTCGTGGCGCCGGTGCCTGATTCGGGGACGGCGTACGCGATCGGGTATTCCGGGGTCTCGGGGACGCCATACCTGGAGGGGCTGATGAAGAACCGGTATATGGGCCGGACCTTCATCATGCCCACCCAGGCGATGCGGGAGAGTGCGGTCAGGATCAAACTCAACCCGATCAGGAAACATCTTGAAGGGCAGTCGGTTGTGCTCGTCGATGATTCTGTGGTACGGGGAACAACCTCCCGGCGCCTCATCGACACCGTCAGGGATGCCGGCGCCAGGGAGGTGCACCTCAGGGTGGGGTCGCCGCCGATCATCGCCCCCTGTTACCTGGGCGTCGATTTCCCGACAAGGAGCGAACTGATCGCGAGCGCCCGTCAGACCGACGAGGTGCGCGACCTCATCCATGCCGATTCCCTCTACCATATCCCTCTCGAGAAGATGGTGGAGGCGATCGGGATCGAGATCGGGCACCTGTGTACGGCCTGTCTCACCGGTCAGTATCCGGTGGAGGTGCCCGGGGAGTGCTGCGACCATCGGTGCGTCGCCTTCAGGCGCGACAGTATCCAGACCCGCCTGGACCTGGACTGA
- the trxA gene encoding thioredoxin: protein MDDEIASIRKKKREEMEARLNLMGAGVPPLSDLTFARALAEHPLLVVDFWAEWCGPCRRVAPEVEALAVEYAGRVAFCKVNVDECPETARTSMISVIPTLVFFQNGRPVGRVTGALSREALRASITRAFGLND from the coding sequence ATGGACGATGAGATCGCTTCTATCAGGAAAAAGAAACGTGAGGAGATGGAGGCCCGTCTCAATCTGATGGGCGCCGGGGTTCCCCCTCTCTCGGACCTGACCTTTGCGCGGGCGCTTGCAGAACACCCCCTGCTCGTTGTTGATTTCTGGGCGGAGTGGTGCGGTCCCTGCCGGCGTGTTGCACCCGAAGTCGAGGCCCTTGCTGTGGAATATGCTGGTCGGGTGGCCTTCTGCAAGGTGAACGTCGATGAGTGCCCGGAGACGGCGCGGACTTCCATGATATCGGTGATCCCCACCCTCGTCTTCTTCCAGAACGGTCGGCCCGTGGGGAGGGTCACCGGAGCACTGTCTCGAGAGGCGTTGCGGGCATCAATAACCCGTGCGTTCGGGCTCAATGACTAG
- a CDS encoding 4a-hydroxytetrahydrobiopterin dehydratase, with the protein MPLTSEVAQPIVPGAAPLTRREIMDLLPEVPGWDFKNGRLNRQFTFESVSEAIAFINEIIALGSESAEHYPDICLSNYRHVEVSWYTHASGGLTRTDLILAARLNNLIQKNGIMKASQTA; encoded by the coding sequence ATGCCTCTGACCTCGGAGGTGGCGCAGCCGATCGTCCCCGGGGCGGCGCCGCTCACCCGCCGCGAGATCATGGACCTCCTCCCCGAAGTGCCGGGATGGGATTTTAAAAATGGCCGTTTGAACCGGCAGTTCACCTTCGAATCTGTCAGTGAGGCCATCGCATTCATCAACGAGATCATTGCCCTCGGTTCTGAGAGCGCAGAGCACTATCCAGACATCTGTCTCTCCAACTACCGGCATGTGGAGGTCTCGTGGTATACCCACGCCTCCGGTGGACTCACCAGGACCGACCTGATTCTCGCCGCCCGCCTCAACAACCTGATACAAAAAAACGGGATCATGAAGGCGAGCCAGACCGCCTGA
- a CDS encoding ABC transporter substrate-binding protein → MILVSLCAAPVWAAIPCDTDGNNRLSEGEFVSAAFAYLDITYRNGSGECPDRNDLRDAAYVLRFWGGAPHTCTDGMGQSVVFERPPGSVVVFSSTVLDTMRAIGVPMAMVSGVADPILMEVSYFPGVANCPAVGDLEGPDEGTIASIAPDLVIVPADASGNAAAAAAAACGVPVVRFSCTSPGTIRDEIDSLGLLFVREKGADDLIAFIDAQESAVATCLAGLGGEERVQVYAEDAAAYTAAGAGTPLGDLVSAAGGVVVPENSGWCPVTDGEVVAAAPGVMIKMVGHEPCRFGGFGDRISLRFIEVRNAIGLRPGWTTVPAVDSGAVYLIHSSVVEGPQFGIGLQYIARWLYPERCRSLDPADLQARYFSDFCGLEGGSGMYVFPEAAQ, encoded by the coding sequence GTGATTCTGGTCTCTCTCTGCGCCGCACCGGTATGGGCGGCCATTCCATGTGATACCGACGGCAACAACCGTCTCTCCGAGGGGGAGTTTGTCTCGGCCGCCTTCGCCTATCTTGATATCACCTACCGGAACGGCAGTGGGGAGTGCCCTGACAGAAATGATCTCCGGGACGCCGCATATGTGCTGCGGTTCTGGGGCGGCGCCCCCCATACCTGCACCGACGGCATGGGGCAGAGCGTCGTGTTCGAGCGTCCTCCGGGTTCGGTGGTGGTCTTCTCATCCACTGTGCTGGATACGATGCGGGCGATCGGGGTTCCGATGGCCATGGTGTCCGGTGTGGCCGATCCGATCCTGATGGAGGTGTCCTATTTCCCCGGTGTGGCGAACTGCCCGGCGGTCGGTGACCTTGAAGGGCCTGATGAAGGTACGATCGCCTCTATCGCCCCTGATCTTGTCATCGTCCCTGCCGACGCCAGCGGCAATGCCGCTGCCGCCGCCGCAGCCGCATGCGGGGTCCCGGTCGTGCGGTTCTCCTGCACCTCTCCCGGCACCATCCGTGACGAAATCGATTCCCTCGGCCTCCTTTTCGTGCGCGAAAAGGGTGCCGATGACCTGATCGCATTTATCGATGCACAGGAGTCTGCCGTTGCAACATGCCTTGCCGGTCTGGGGGGGGAGGAGCGTGTACAGGTGTATGCCGAGGACGCCGCCGCCTATACCGCTGCCGGTGCGGGCACCCCCCTTGGTGACCTTGTGTCTGCCGCCGGGGGCGTTGTGGTGCCTGAGAACAGCGGGTGGTGCCCGGTCACCGACGGAGAGGTCGTTGCTGCCGCCCCCGGTGTGATGATCAAGATGGTCGGGCATGAACCCTGCCGGTTCGGCGGGTTTGGTGACCGGATCTCGCTGCGGTTTATCGAGGTCAGGAATGCGATCGGGCTCAGACCCGGATGGACGACCGTTCCGGCGGTCGACAGCGGGGCGGTCTACCTGATCCACTCCTCTGTCGTCGAGGGGCCTCAGTTCGGCATCGGTCTCCAGTATATTGCCCGCTGGCTGTACCCGGAGCGCTGCCGGTCCCTCGATCCTGCAGATCTCCAGGCCCGGTATTTCAGCGACTTCTGCGGTCTGGAGGGTGGGAGCGGTATGTATGTGTTCCCGGAGGCGGCGCAATGA
- a CDS encoding RNA-binding protein, producing the protein MDDIAVKKRHTIKRSAAARIGQALTGEIGAAEELFRTKNLEVVETNSPFTLYLIDKRPLLMEYEGWIFPTVRGAVERPFPERRVTVDSGAVPFVMNGADIMRPGVVGATDDVKKDAPVVIAEERHGKPLAIGIALYDAEDLLGQQKGKVVKTVHRVGDALWNIEL; encoded by the coding sequence ATGGATGACATTGCGGTAAAAAAGCGGCACACGATCAAGCGGTCGGCGGCGGCGCGAATCGGGCAGGCGCTCACCGGGGAGATCGGAGCCGCAGAGGAGCTCTTCCGCACAAAAAATCTGGAGGTCGTGGAGACGAACTCTCCCTTCACCCTCTACCTCATCGATAAACGACCGCTCCTGATGGAGTATGAAGGATGGATCTTTCCGACGGTGCGGGGTGCGGTGGAACGCCCGTTTCCGGAACGGAGGGTGACCGTCGATTCGGGTGCCGTGCCATTCGTCATGAACGGCGCCGACATCATGCGTCCGGGCGTTGTCGGGGCCACAGACGACGTGAAAAAGGATGCCCCTGTTGTGATCGCTGAGGAACGGCATGGCAAGCCACTGGCCATCGGAATTGCCCTCTATGACGCGGAGGATCTCCTCGGACAGCAGAAGGGAAAGGTGGTAAAAACCGTGCATCGGGTAGGCGACGCCCTCTGGAACATCGAACTCTGA